The genome window GATCCCCTGCGCTTCTGGATCAAGATAGCCACCGCCTATGAAGACCGCCGTGGCTGAATCAACGCAGCTGCAGCGACTGAAGATCGCGGTATTGAACCGTCAATTCACCTCCAGAGCAGGCGGAGCCGAACATTACTCGGTAAGAATGGTCGAACTGCTTGCGCAACGTCACGACATTCACGTTTATGCTCAGCAGATAGAACATGTCTGTCCCGGCGTCAGCTACCACCGGGTTCCGCTGTTGCTGGCGCGTCCGCGCTGGCTGAATCAGCTTTGGTTTGCCGTTTACACCTGGTGGCGGACTCGCGCAAATGCTTTCGATATCGTGCATTCGCACGAGAACACATGGCACGGACAAGTGCAGACCGTCCATGTGCAACCGATCAAACAAGGCCTGTTCTTCAATCGTAAAGGATGGCGTCTGGCGAAACGCCGGCTGCAAGTGGCAACCAGCCCACGTTTATGGACTTATCTCCTGCTGGAAAAAGCCCGTTTCAGCCCCCGGCCCGGCCGAGTGGCGATAGCCGTGTCGCTATCCACGCTGTCCGACCTGTTGCGCGAATATCCGCTATTGCAAGACCACGCCATAGCGCTGTCTCCAGGCGTGGACCTGCCGGCGCTCGCGCCCACGCCTGACGAACGAGCGAGTCAACGCAACTTCGCGCGACTAGGTCTGGGACTGCCCCAGCAGGGATACCAAATATTATTTATCGGTAATGACGCCAACAAGAAAGGCTTGCCTACCCTGATGCGCGCATTGGCCACTCTGCCCGACGCAGTGCATCTGACAGCCATCACCCATCGCACTCATATTCCGGCGCTTCAGGCGCAAGCCCAAGCGCTGACTATCAGTTCCCGGGTTCATTTTCTTGAACAACTGGCTGATATTACACCGGCCTACCGCTCCGCGGACATGCTCGCCCACCCCACGCACGAAGACAGCTTCGGCATGGTGGTGCTGGAGGCAATGGCGCATGCGCTCCCTGTTGTCGTCAGCGCGCCGCGTTGGTGCGGCATTGCGGCTGAACTGCAAGCGGGCAAGCAAGCCCTGTTTCTGGAAAATCCGGATGATGCCCCCGCACTGGCGGCGCTGGTGACGCAAATACTGACAGACGCCGCACTGGCTGAACGGCTGGCGCGCGCGGGGCGCAGTTTTGCCGAAAATCACAACTGGTCCGCCAAGGCGTTACAACAAGAAGCAATTTATTATCGAATATATAGAAAACCGGGAAAATCGCACCGCATAGTGTTCCCTATTCAATACCAATAGTGGGACAATGGCCGCTTTTTTGGGAATGCCGACCGGGATGCCGTGAAGCGCGTACGGAATCGATTTCCCAACAAGCCTTAACTAGCCAGCGAGGAGCCGCCATGGAAAAACCCTTTATTCTGCACATGTTCACCCCTGAAAAAAATCTGAGCCCGTTCGACGTCAACATGGCGCTGGATGCCGGATGGAGTTCGGTTATTCCTTATACACATGTGGAAGCTTCCGAGATTACCGCGCTGGTTCAGGATGCAATTTTTTCGCGCGGCCCCAAAGGAGTCAAACGCACCGGGATATTTATCGGCGGGCGCGATGTAAAAACGGCGATGGATATGGTGCGCGCCGCGCAAAAATCCATGGTGCCGCCTTTCGAAGTTTCGGTATTCGCCGATCCCAGCGGCGCTTTTACCACCGCAGCAGCCATGGTTGCAATGGTCGAGCATGAACTGGTTCGCAAAACGGGCATCGGGTTTGCTGGAACCCGGGTATTGGCGTTGGGCGGCACCGGACCGGTAGGACAGGTTGCAGCCGTGCTGGCGGCGCGCGCCGGCGCGAAGGTCAAAATCGTCGGACGTCAGCTGGAAAAAGCCCAAAATATCGCCGCCCTTTGTAATGAAGCGTACGGCGCAGGCAAAACCGGGATTGAGGGCGCAGCAGACGCGGACAAGGCGGAATTGATCAAAACAGCCGATGTCGTGTTTGCAACAGCCGCAGCAGGCTTCGAAGTGTTGAGCGCGGAGCTGGTCGCCGCCGCAGCGGCCCTCAAGGTAGCCGCCGATGTCAACGCGGTGCCGCCTTCAGGCGTAGCCGGACTTGACGCGCATCACAATTGCATTCCGCTTGCCGGTTCGGGCAGCGGCGCCGTTGGCATTGGGGCGCTGGCCATAGGCAATATCAAATACCAGACCCAGAACAGACTGCTGAATTTGA of Candidatus Methylospira mobilis contains these proteins:
- a CDS encoding glycosyltransferase family 4 protein, with the protein product MAESTQLQRLKIAVLNRQFTSRAGGAEHYSVRMVELLAQRHDIHVYAQQIEHVCPGVSYHRVPLLLARPRWLNQLWFAVYTWWRTRANAFDIVHSHENTWHGQVQTVHVQPIKQGLFFNRKGWRLAKRRLQVATSPRLWTYLLLEKARFSPRPGRVAIAVSLSTLSDLLREYPLLQDHAIALSPGVDLPALAPTPDERASQRNFARLGLGLPQQGYQILFIGNDANKKGLPTLMRALATLPDAVHLTAITHRTHIPALQAQAQALTISSRVHFLEQLADITPAYRSADMLAHPTHEDSFGMVVLEAMAHALPVVVSAPRWCGIAAELQAGKQALFLENPDDAPALAALVTQILTDAALAERLARAGRSFAENHNWSAKALQQEAIYYRIYRKPGKSHRIVFPIQYQ
- a CDS encoding NAD(P)-dependent methylenetetrahydromethanopterin dehydrogenase — protein: MEKPFILHMFTPEKNLSPFDVNMALDAGWSSVIPYTHVEASEITALVQDAIFSRGPKGVKRTGIFIGGRDVKTAMDMVRAAQKSMVPPFEVSVFADPSGAFTTAAAMVAMVEHELVRKTGIGFAGTRVLALGGTGPVGQVAAVLAARAGAKVKIVGRQLEKAQNIAALCNEAYGAGKTGIEGAADADKAELIKTADVVFATAAAGFEVLSAELVAAAAALKVAADVNAVPPSGVAGLDAHHNCIPLAGSGSGAVGIGALAIGNIKYQTQNRLLNLMHIQTDGKPVYLHYEHAFEAARLFTSMS